A stretch of the Rosa rugosa chromosome 5, drRosRugo1.1, whole genome shotgun sequence genome encodes the following:
- the LOC133712255 gene encoding uncharacterized protein LOC133712255, giving the protein MASKLSMLRSSSENIACIFGIRRWNHIAAIPPSSDGAIQRTMISSPPFALPEFYRETEKDNKVGFGLPSFLFGGSMELMAVPKRKTTPHKRGIRNGPKALKPVPVIIRCRSCGRVKLPHYYCCSGHRGNTGEREV; this is encoded by the exons ATGGCGTCGAAGCTTTCAATGCTTAGGAGCAGTAGTGAGAACATAGCCTGCATTTTCGGCATCAGGAGGTGGAACCACATCGCAGCAATTCCTCCGTCCTCGGATGGGGCCATTCAACGGACGATGATTTCATCGCCACCGTTCGCGCTGCCAGAGTTTTATCGGGAGACTGAGAAGGATAACAAAGTCGGATTCGGGTTGCCCAGTTTTCTGTTCGGTGGATCGATGGAGCTCATGGCTGTCCCCAAGAGGAAG ACTACTCCCCACAAGAGAGGCATAAGAAATGGCCCGAAAGCTCTGAAGCCTGTTCCTGTGATAATCCGATGCAG GAGCTGTGGTCGAGTCAAGCTGCCACATTATTATTGTTGCAGTGGACATAGGGGAAATACCGGTGAGCGGGAGGTATAG